CGAACGATATGATGGAAAAGGTTACCCTGATGGTTTAAAAGGAGAAGAAATCCCTTTCCTTGCTCGTATTCTTTCAGTTGCGGACTCCTATGATGCTATGGCTTCTGATAGAGCTTATAGGAGAAAGATGGAGGATTCAAAAATATTAAAAATACTTGAAGGAGAAATAGGAAAACAGTTTGATCCCCAAATCATAGAAGTATTTTTAAAAATGTACAAAGATAATGATATAGTTTGGTAAAGTTTCACAATGCAAGAAGCTCCTATCATTGAATTAGTAAATTTTAATATGGCTGATAACGAAGTTATTGAAAAAAGAGCAAATGTTAGAATTATAGTTTCTATACCAGTAATTCTAACATTAATAAATTCTAATGAATATAAAAAATCTATTTCAAATAGTAATGATTTTTTTCCTAAAAGTTTAAATTTTTCAAATAATGAATCTTCAATAAATTTTGGATTTATTGAACAGATTAATAGAAAGCTCACAGATGTTCTTTTAAATATTGATTCTAAATTAGAAAAAATTTTAAATATTCTGGATCCAAATAATAATTTTAAAAATAATTCTGAAATAGAAGCGGATGGTATAATTGATTTGAGCGCTTCAGGATTAAAACTAAAAACAAAAAATTCCGTTGAAATAGGTCAGATTCTTAGTATATGTATGTTATTAGAAAATTTTTCGCTCAAACAATTTAGGGTGCATGGAGAAGTT
This Desulfobacterales bacterium DNA region includes the following protein-coding sequences:
- a CDS encoding PilZ domain-containing protein, giving the protein MQEAPIIELVNFNMADNEVIEKRANVRIIVSIPVILTLINSNEYKKSISNSNDFFPKSLNFSNNESSINFGFIEQINRKLTDVLLNIDSKLEKILNILDPNNNFKNNSEIEADGIIDLSASGLKLKTKNSVEIGQILSICMLLENFSLKQFRVHGEVIHVTSFEEDNEFFFNIGIKFLDISEEEKDMLIRYIFSKQRKILRQNLEL